One Cryptococcus decagattii chromosome 9, complete sequence DNA window includes the following coding sequences:
- a CDS encoding PAB-dependent poly(A)-specific ribonuclease subunit PAN3, protein MLPLPKSAAVQIVRPPSPSSEKAKEKEKKPSPEKRDTPQRICRNVMIYGYCKYQDQGCIYYHPPAGVDSSTSQNNSPAPQAPTLSTSTPLIGTPAKEKPTLSIEHLAAPVFVPKGLDSSPRVTTPNVPSPSVPTPPVWPSLPSTGLLPRQDVQVSTQPSHAQLSATASPMAYDDPSHIALSAAHTHAQAQALTHGMLDPQAHADQSMYLPPRQPLDYNLYAAPLPSIGGNPLYPTHPHAFFVSDDLRRTIQAKQEAVYVGANGASAPGLPQELGVYHSLVPLPLPSATVQRLPTQSQPSKVYGLPSPVYRATSEVDGNTYCLRRVEGFKLVNQLAFASMDTWRRMRHPNIVGLKEAFTTKTFGDNSLIMVYDYHPLSETLYDEYISPNPPEPSSAFALANRPPKRRSSPSERVLWSYVTQIANALKAIHSSGLAVRNLDASKILLTGKNRIRLNGCGVWDVLAFDNKTPVQAFQQEDLLSFGKLIISLTCDFFQPTLPLSLPLDHISRHYSSDLSNLILYLISKPAQGKVKSIDEVIKMMGPRILNELDAVQSYADVLENELGAEVENGRIVRLMTKLGFINERAEFELDPRWSDTGDRYILKLFRDYVFHSVGVDGKPILDLSHVLVCLNKLDAGLDERVMLVSRDDQSCLVVSYREIKHCIEAAFNELKNAGNNHRIHR, encoded by the exons ATGCTGCCTCTGCCCAAATCAGCTGCGGTGCAGATCGTCCGTCCGCCGTCGCCTTCCTCAGAAAAAgcgaaggagaaggagaagaagccCTCGCCTGAGAAGCGCG ACACGCCCCAGAGGATATGCCGCAATGTCATGATCTATGG GTACTGCAAGTACCAGGACCAGGGT TGCATCTACTATCATCCACCT GCTGGGGTAGACTCGTCCACATCCCAGAACAACAGCCCAGCCCCACAAGCACCGAcactctccacctccaccccTCTCATCGGTACACCAGCCAAAGAGAAGCCAACCTTGAGCATCGAGCACCTCGCTGCTCCCGTATTCGTCCCAAAGGGTCTTGACTCCTCCCCTCGAGTAACCACTCCAAATGTACCGTCCCCCAGCGTTCCTACACCTCCCGTCTGGCCGTCCCTTCCCTCAACAGGACTTTTACCTCGCCAGGACGTCCAGGTATCCACGCAGCCCAGCCATGCGCAGTTGAGTGCTACAGCGTCCCCGATGGCATACGATGACCCTTCGCATATCGCGCTCTCTGCCGCCCATACCCAcgctcaagctcaagcgTTGACGCACGGTATGCTTGACCCTCAGGCCCATGCAGACCAAAGCATGTACCTCCCACCTCGCCAACCGCTGGATTACAATCTCTACGCAGCACCGCTTCCCAGCATCGGCGGGAATCCGCTTTACCCAACCCATCCACACGCATTCTTTGTGAGCGATGATTTGAGGAGAACAATCCAGGCGAAACAGGAGGCTGTTTATGTAGGCGCGAACGGTGCTTCGGCACCGGGGCTGCCGCAAGAGCTGGGCGTATATCACTCTCTCGTTCCACTTCCCCTCCCCTCTGCTACTGTTCAACGCCTCCCTACCCAATCCCAACCGTCAAAAGTATACGGCTTACCTTCCCCCGTCTATCGCGCGACTTCCGAAGTGGACGGTAATACGTATTGTTTGAGAAGGGTGGAGGGGTTCAAATTGGTCAACCAGCTTGCATTTGCGTCGATGGATACGTGGAGACGGATGAGGCATCCAAACATTGTTGGGCTAAAGGAAGCTTTTACAACAAAAACCTTTGGAGATAACTCGTTAATCATGGTGTATGATTACCACCCTCTCTCTGAAACTCTTTACGACGAATACATCTCACCGAACCCCCCTGAGCCATCCTCCGCTTTCGCCCTCGCTAATCGACCTCCTAAACGACGTTCATCACCATCCGAACGAGTTCTCTGGTCCTATGTCACCCAGATCGCCAACGCCCTCAAGGCAATTCACAGTTCGGGGCTCGCAGTGCGGAACCTCGATGCGAGCAAGATTTTGTTGACTGGGAAGAACAGGATCAGATTGAATGGTTGTGGAGTGTGGGATGTGTTGGCGTTTGATAACAAGACGCCTGTCCAGGCTTTCCAGCAGGAAGATTTGCTCTCTTTTGGGAAACTCATCATTTCCCTCACTTGCGACTTTTTCCAGCCTACActccctctttcccttccgCTCGATCACATTTCGAGACATTACTCCTCCGATCTCAGCAATCTCATATTGTACCTGATTAGCAAGCCGGCACAGGGGAAAGTCAAGAGTATCGATGAAGTTATCAAGATGATGGGACCTAGGATATTAAACGAGCTGGATGCTGTTCAGAG TTATGCGGATGTGTTGGAGAATGAGTTGGGGGCCGAAGTGGAGAATGGACGTATCGTGAGACTGATGACCAAGCTGGGTTTCATCAATGAGCGAGCAGA GTTTGAATTAGACCCACGTTGGTCTGATACGGGCGATAGATACATCCTCAAACTTTTCAGAGACTATGTCTTCCATAGCGTTGGAGTGGATGGGAAGCCAATTTTGGATCTTAGTCATGTGTTGGTTTGTTTGAACAAG TTGGATGCCGGTTTAGACGAAAGGGTCATGCTCGTCTCAAGGGATGACCAAAGTTGTCTTGTCGTTAGCTATAGAGAGATTAAGCATTGTATTGAGGCTGCTTTCAA CGAGCTGAAGAATGCGGGTAATAACCACCGAATCCACCGATAG
- a CDS encoding deoxyhypusine synthase → MSVDPHQNVIFPSEEIPEDAVDVKGPDFNKPIDLEALLKSYETIGFQATGLARAIQVVDEMRKRRTNPDEPLTLFIGYTSNLISSGLREILKFLAQHKLVDCFVTTAGGVEEDFIKCLGKTILGDFHLDGAGLRKKGLNRIGNLLVPNSNYCAFEDWVVPILDKMVEEQEEQGVKWSPSSVIRRLGKEIDNEDSVYYWCYKNDIPVFCPALTDGSLGDMLYFHTYKSSPLQLSIDIVADIRRLNDMSVKSKKAGMIILGGGVCKHQIANAMLFRNGADYAVYINTGQEYDGSDSGARPDEAVSWGKIRAGAESVKVYADATLVFPLVVAATFGKAHWAEHGEETKAE, encoded by the exons ATGTCCGTCGATCCGCACCAGAACGTCATTTTCCCCTCGGAAGAAATCCCAGAAGATGCTGTAGATGTCAAGGGCCCCGATTTCAATAAGCCAATCGATCTTGAGGCGTTGTTGAAGAGTTATGAGACTATCGGATTCCAGGCGACGGGTTTGGCTAGAGCTATCCAGGTGGTCGATGAAATG AGAAAACGCCGTACCAACCCGGATGAACCGCTCACACTCTTCATTGGCTATACCTCCAATCTCATCTCATCAGGTCTCCGTGAAATCCTCAAGTTTCTCGCTCAACACAAGCTTGTGGATTGTTTTGTGACAACAGCCGGGGGTGTGGAGGAAGATTTTATAAAGTGTTTGGGGAAAACGATTTTGGGAGACTTTCATTTGGATGGTGCGGgattgaggaagaaggg ATTAAACAGAATAGGAAATTTGCTCGTTCCCAACTCAAATTACTGTGCATTTGAAGACTGGGTTGTGCCTATCTTGGATAAGATGGTAGAGGAAcaggaagaacaaggagTCAAGTGGAGTCCTAGCTCTGTCATTCGTCGACTGGGCAAGGAGATTGATAACGAGGATAGTGTTTACTACTGGTGCTACAAG AACGATATTCCGGTTTTCTGTCCGGCTCTTACAGACGGTTCTTTAGGCGATATGCTCTACTTCCACACCTACAAATCATCCCCTCTTCAACTGAGCATCGACATTGTGGCCGATATCAGACGGCTGAACGATATGAGTGTCAAGTCAAAAAAGGCTGGTATGATCATCCTTGGTGGTGGGGTATGCAAGCACCAAATTGCAAATGCAATGCTGTTT AGAAATGGTGCCGATTACGCTGTGTACATCAACACCGGTCAGGAA TACGACGGCTCAGATTCTGGTGCTCGACCGGATGAAGCAGTATCGTGGGGTAAGATTCGTGCTGGTGCCGAGAGTGTCAAG GTCTATGCAGATGCGACGTTAGTGTTCCCGTTGGTGGTGGCTGCGACATTTGGCAAGGCGCACTGGGCGGAGCATGGAGAGGAGACGAAGGCAGAGTAG
- a CDS encoding peptidyl-prolyl cis-trans isomerase H, which yields MSSLDPPAGHTRPIVFFDVSIGDTPAGRIKMELFDDITPKTAENFRQLCTGEHRINSVPQGYKKATFHRIPQFMVQGGDFVRGDGTGSFSIYGAQFEDENFKVKHTGPGLLSMANSGPNTNGCQFFITTAPAEFLDGKHCVFGRVIDGLLTVRKIENVPTGANNRPKLQVRIAECGEM from the exons ATGTCCTCACTTGACCCTCCAGCAGGCCACACCAGGCCTATCGTCTTCTTCGACGTCTCCATCGGAGACACTCCCGCCGGCCGTATCAAGATGG AATTGTTTGATGACATTACCCCCAA GACAGCAGAGAACTTTAGGCAGTTATGTACAGGCGAGCACCG AATCAACTCTGTGCCTCAAGGCTATAAGAAGGCTACTTTCCACAG AATCCCACAATTCATGGTTCAAGGCGGAGACTTTGTCCGAGGGGATGGTACCGGCTCATTCTCAATCTATGGTGCACagtttgaagatgagaacTTTAAAGTGAAGCATACAGGACCTGGATTGTTGAGTATG GCGAATTCCGGACCAAACACCAATGGATGCCAG TTTTTCATCACTACTGCCCCTGCCGAATTCCTTGATGGGAAGCATTGCGTTTTTGGTCGAGTCATTGATGGTTTATTGACCGTCAGAAAAATTGAAAATGTTCCTACTGGTGCGAACAACAG ACCGAAATTACAAGTCAGGATAGCAGAGTGCGGGGAGATGTAA